The region cctttGTGTTATTGTgttaagctgcagcatgtcatgtgagaacattaaataaagcagagtaaattgtcaggtgctgtgcgatcattccacatcggaggggggagggtcattctcacaagtttgcctcaggcagcaaaaagtctagaaccagactCTGCTGTAAATACCCATATGCTTTTACAGGTTTATTCCAGTGACAGAAAAAAAGACACTAGGAAAGGTGTGAATTCCGTTCTGCAATAATCATTTATTGATAGCAGTCTGTGAAATAGGCCACCATCTTCATGAAAGCGTTGTACATGACGGTGTTCTGGGTGCAGAGGAAGCCCCCGCTCCTCCATATCTGCCCCGGGTAGCGGTTCAAGTCCCCGATGCAGATCCAGGTGTCACCATAGAAATTGGACACGCACCACTTGGAGTGATCGTAGCGCGAGTagaaggaggggaggggcaggGCGATCCTCTTTATATTGTACACATGCCAATACAGGGAGCAGTTCGATGGCAGCTCCGTCCCATCCGGCTGCCATGTTTCCGATAATAAATCCACCTTCAGTAACTGAGCCATCCAGGCAGTGATGATATCTGGATGGAGGAGGACAAATAATCAGCACCGGTGACAGGAGGGATATCATATATACAGCAAGAGaaactcatacctcccaactttttgagataagaaagagagacacttaagaggagctgtcagctaaactatctcagaaaaaaaacacatatataactaAATAAATAATACTAAATTAATGCTCTACTTACAAAACATAtgaattgcactgtccatgtttggattttagtgatttttctataataAAAAAAGAGATGCTCCCtcttaactgtgtctattttgaagccaatcctgatgtcatttcctcctttactctcctctgcctgattgtgtatgcagtgcccgccctcctcccagacttcaggcactcccacccagctctgcaatagaaaatgcattgtctcagcatgagaaatatcggccaatcagagaggaacaaaggtgtgggaggggaaaacaggagggaaagaggcttcagccaatcaggctgcattacttaagtctgaggggaaagtaaagcagcaaaaaaaggacaacccagcatgcccttcaacttcctttaagcggcagatgtaccaaataagagcaaggaaaactggggaatgttgttttatggataagaaaaccaggagtgatttttaacttttgaattgcctgattagcatccttattacttgtttaccagataaaaataaataattgatttttgattttatgcttgaCTTTTacactttaagccacacccctgccacacccctgatcacgcccctaacacacccctagtcatgcataccataaagatttcatttgaaaaatctattgttttataattcaaaccacactggcccttcctatcctggttcattttccttcatataaacatttgaaaataagaaatatatcaatttaaaggataaggatgggaataaagtttgggcCTCTCGCATCTCTGgcttcccctctagttatgctcatagtttagagttaatcaaacatatttttcaatagaaaaatacatatatttacacagatctgtacatcagtcctaaaagagggacaaatgaggaagaaagagggacagttgggagctacggAAACCAAACATTTACAGACGACCAATGCAGTGCTAATTATTCCAGCGtacatgcaaattgcatgcagctgGGGACAGGTGGCCTATGATGCCAGGTGACGCAGCGGCatcctgagggcacatctggctacctaatagcccccccccccctccctcctggctGCATCCTGATCACctgtctgcatcctgattctacaATATAACccaagctaaaacgctgcatccccgcggcagaacgctgtgtttaacccctcccccccaaaatacCGGGGCAAAACTCCGCGACTAtcctggtcatggattttgctgcccggggaggaaaagcttagcgctgtagctctgcctccactgctgatcgccgcctttcccccgcccctctcagcaaaggaagactgagaggggcggggagaggcggtgatcagccgTGATTGATGCGagtaggggcagagctacagcgataagcgctgcctctacaaggaagcgATCCCCGCATCTTGCCtaagggatttgggggggggggggggttaaacacagcgttctgccgcgggaatgcagcgaTTTAGCTTGCGTTATAGTGTAGAAGAggaattttaaataaaaagtgtGATTTTATGAGGCTACAGAAACTTTTTAagcatgcctcccaactttttgagatgagaaaaagggacacttaagccacgcccctgccacacccctggcaacACCATGCCCctaatcacacataccataaagatttcataagaaaaatgttttttttatcattcaaAACACAGTGGTATTTTCTACcctagttcattttccttcatagtaacatttacaaattagtaatatatcaatttaaaggatgggaataaagtttagagtcaatcaaacacattttttagtagataaatatatatatttatatagagggacaaagtcctgaaagagggacaaatgaggaggaaagagagacagagggacagttgggagctacgcTTTAACGTAGaatgaacttaaagtgaacctccggactaaaaatctactcagcagcactgaaaaggcttggtgtttctttaacagtttcacagcatcagaactttgtttttcttaccgaagCATCATTTCTagatgcatttttatctaagctccacccatcaaagaaaaaaagcctgggctttttttccctgatgctgtgcagagcatgatgggatttcctatgttgttattcacgttgcctagcaactgggagaggtgctcaggacacaggacagttggaactgtgtctcacgctccctgtcacctcctttcaaccaaaaagatggctgccctcatgaaatcaaacatttgcctgttattttaaaacagtgtgggtaagatattatattacctctctattttaattaacataaataatgtaacttaatgacagtatgtttgtttaggctggagttcctctttaatgatgtTGATCAGTCCAGATACTCCTGCTAAAAAGAATGAGCAAATCTCACAGTATAGCTGCTGTTTGGCCTTTACAAGGAAGAGATGTGACTGACATTGTGAGAGAGAACGTTTCAGTTATGTGGGGAATAAAACACCGCATACAGCCAGAGCCTGATCATCCACAGTGCGCGGTACGCTGCAGagggggaagaggacctgtcttgtCCCTGGAAATAAAGTATGACACTCCACTGTGGCTGCTCTGCAAATCACAACAGGAATGGGCCCCAATAGTCCCTTcccaacctcctcccccccccagcaatgGGGGCATGGGGGCTGTTGTAATGCCCCTGGCCGCTGGACCGGATTGCCCGACATCAGCTGCTGAAGATATGCAACAATCAGCAAAGTGggcatatttataaaacatattttatcACCACTTTATGAATGAACCTCTGCATTTTGGTTGGACTGATCCTATAATTATTAAGGTGCCCCTACATGATGGGCAGatctgaccaagagacaaatctctctctaatcgaatcagaATCGAATTAGAGAAAGATCTGTCGGCTGTCCATTcgctgcaggccgattcctgatcaatttcagcatgaaatctctcaggaatcgggcGAGCCCGCTGCATCCTCCGCCTTGCcgctgtgtgtgtgtaaatgtgctgtaatgtgcatttatacattacctgtcctgtgccgCGGTGGCTGCCCATCTTCCGCCTATCTTTAATTATCCCCATACATGCTGCTGGCGTGACACGTGTAATATCACACGCCGACGTGCAATGCGCTGGCAGTGTGTATGCAGCTGATTGAAGAGAGGCAGAAGACGGGCAgccaccgcgacacaggacaggtaatgtataaatgcacattgcAGCACTTTTACACATTACATATTACAcattacatatatacacatacacacacacacacacacacattgcgggAACAGCGCCTGGGTTTTCATCGCTCATCTCAATATCGTTCGCCATTACCGCCGTGCATCCGAACGAGCAAGTCGgctctacatcttgcagcatgtccaatcgactaTTGGCATgtttggtcgggcatgcacttggtggcaccgattttcatctgatttcgattataataatcaaattggatcgaTCACCAAATCGGCCAACTTTAGATTACAGACATAAGAAGCAGTATAGTTCCATTTTGGAACCATCGTATGAAGGTTTCTGAATAGTCTTCCTCTTTATCTTACCGTCCACAAAGTACTTGGATTTAGCGAAGTTGAGAAAGGCTTCTCCTCCGGCGGAGCTCAGCGTAGCGAGTTGTGTTGGTTTGAGAAATGGAAATGGTTTTCCCTGGCATATCGTGTGCAGATCCTGCAGGTCCATCTGGTAGGAGTCGGGGATGGAGCAGTTATACACGTTTGGGTCGTAGTACAACAGTTGGCTCGCTGTGCGGAATGGAAGGTAATTGCACACATTAGTATTAGTTGTACGGGATTAGTGGAATACTGTTTCGGATGCCCAGAATCAGATGATAGTATTCGTTTTATGTTCCCATATAAGCCAAAGTCCATTAACTACAACATCACAGATTGCCCATTAATACAACAAAAAGTTAGTTAAAATACATTTTGATTGCTATTCCTCAGTTTTATAATTGGAGTTATGTAGGATTTGAAAAGTAAATCTAATCAAATGCTTTATAATGACTAAAATATGGATAAACTATTTTAGCTGTAcacaatttagttgttggcagatTGGGTAAACTATCATTATCTTCCACATATTTAATGCCAAAAACCATCTATGTGCCCTCatatagtattaggtagccagatgcatcCTCatatagtattaggtagccagatgtgccctcatatACTATTAGGTACCCAGATGTGCCCTCATATACTATTAGGTACCCAGATGTGCCCTCatatagtattaggtagccagatgtgccctcatatagtattaggtagccgggtTTGCCCTCatatagtattaggtagccagatgtgccctcatatACTATTAGGTACCCAGATGTGCCCTCATAtactattaggtagccaggtgtgccctcatatagtataagttagccaggtgtgccctcatatagtattaggtagccgggtTTGCCCTCatatagtattaggtagccagatgtgccctcatatACTATTAGGTACCCAGATGTGCCCTCATAtactattaggtagccaggtgtgccctcatatagtataagttagccaggtgtgccctcatatagtattaggtagccgggtTTGCCCTCatatagtattaggtagccagatgtgccttcataatattaggtagccaggtgtgccctcatatattattagatagccagatgtgccctcatatagtataaggtagctagatgtgccctcatattattagatagccagatgtgccctcatatagtattaggtagccaggtgtgccctcatatagcattaggtagccagatgtgccctcatatagtattaggtagccaggtgtgccctcatatattattagatagccagatgtgccctcatatagtattaggtagccaggtgtgccctcaTATAGCATTAGGTATCCAGATGTGCCCTCatatagtattaggtagccaggtgtgccctcatatagtattaggtagccagatgtgccctcatatagtattaggtagccagatgtgccctcatatagcattaggtagccagatgtgccctcatatagtattaggtagccaggtgtgccctcatatagtattaggtagccaggtgtgccctcaTATAGCATTAGGTATCCAGATGTGCCCTCatatagtattaggtagccaggtgtgccctcatatagtattaggtagccagatgtgccctcatatagtattaggtagccagatgtgccctcatatagcattaggtagccagatgtgccctcatatAGTATTAGGTACTTAGGTGTGCCCTCatatagtattaggtagccggtGTGCCGTCATATAGTATTAGgatgccagatgtgccctcatatAGCATTAGGTTGTCCCTCCCCCTGCAGAGTAGGTTCAGAGAATCATGCTAAAATTACAGTGAACACGATACAAAAATGTTATAGGAAATCAATCCCCATGAAGAGGAAGCCCAATCTCAATGCTAATTCCCTTCAGCTTCCAGTACAGCTTAGTCTACTCACCGATTTGTTTAAACTGATGATATCTGTATGTCACACAGATGGCTGTCTGACCATAGAATCTACCAGTATCTGGATACCCAAAGCCATCTTCTGGGAATGGGGGAAAGTGAGGTACGCTGTGGATCAGCCAAAATCCTTGCTTCTGGTCAAAAAGCAAAATGCCTGGAGAAAAAAACAATGTCACACTATAGTCTGAAAGTGGGGGAATATACTCTCCATACAACATATGACCATGCGTCAGAGTGCGCCAGCACGGTTGTATGCATAGCGCCTCCGCCCCTTCGCCTAGTGACGTACTCCATGTTGGATAGGAAGAACGTAACTGGGATTCCTGGGTAACCCCATCATATTCCCGTCATTCCCTGCTTGCACGCCGAAATGCCACCGCCAACCTTTTTAAAAGGTATGCgacgcccattgacttacatttctTTCGCCAACATGGAAGCTGGCCGGTAACGtgctgttcactgtgcagcacttggCTGCGATTCGGAAACTTTCAGTGCAATGCGACACAATGCACCAAGTGCGCTAGACCCCATTGCCCTGCATTGccgttgcgttaccctgcggtaaaacagggtaacgcaaagcacacttgcaatgcaagtaTAGAAGGGGCCTAAAGGTAAGTATCACCTCTGATTGTTTACTTGTAATTTGTGGGTGTATAAAAGGTCAATGACAGACCCTTGCATCTTTATGCAGTGCTGCACTGATGTtttttttgatttctaagtcatggggaaagcaaaagaaatgtcaaaggATCTGCGGGAAAGGTAGTTAAACTATATAAAACAGGAAAGGGATATAAGAAAATATCAAAGGAATTGAGAATCCCAATCAGCAGTGTTCAAACTCTAAGAAGTGTAAAATTATAATCGAAAGAAAAGTTTTTGTGTCATCATTCATATTCTCTGAAAAATTGTTAAGAAAAATAAGTGTAAACTTATGAGTGCAACTGTTCTTATACTGTAAAGGCTGGCCCGACATGAAATCGCAAAACTCAATCACTGTGGCAATTTTAGAAAGGTTTTCTTCAGCAATTTCTGGTGATTTAAAATTTtctgaatttaaagggaacctgaaatgagtaaaattatttaaaataaacacatgatgtacctgcaaataaaatttacatacttaccttgcagtccattcctctcagaatctcaccattttcttctaataaTGATTCCTTCCATAATGATTCCAACAAGATCTTGTCAAATttgtctctcaggaagctgaaAGCCATATTCTTTATtcactaaatcagttgctgtcagttataactgaaaggacaaccggTGTTcagggtaatgtccatgtttccctatggctcaagcaatAGTACTGGTTAATagagtgctgaccaggaagctgttatggggataATGGcaattttaaaatggaggacggagaattccatcgatcacagtgaacATACAGGACACGGAAGAGGAATAAAAGACTGATGAGCGGACTacgcgggaggtaagtatgacgtgtgtatgtttattttgacttttatttttctgttcagatttgctttaatgctGGCGATTTGTACAGCGTTTGCAAAATCCTTTTTTTGTCTGTGGTTCTTCTGGGTAGTAAAATTGCAACAAAATCACATGTGAGGGATTTGTTTTAAAGAACTATATGGTCCACCTAGGTGTTGAGATTAGTGAACATCTTACCTTAGATCAGGATCTCTTCTATATCAGTAGCCTGGCAGCTGAAAAAGGTCATCAATGAGAAATGGAGAACTAAAATGGTGCCAgatgttaaaggggttctctgggatATTACagctgccccctgcagctgtaatgtcccacgccgcccTCCAATGATCCGCCATTCCccaccgccggccccggtctaacgcAACATctcatccaactgcggctgcacggccgtgGCCATATGTGCCCCCCCAGAGAACTCCTTTAAGGATTGGCAAAACAGATGCTCCAACCTCTTCGATTTAGAAACTAACTATACTGGTCCTGCTACTGCTAGATACAAAAAGTATCTGGGATACAATAAGTAACTGAAACGGGAggtttttaatcaggatgataccatttgttgGCTGGCTTGGGGGAGTGGGGGTGGGCGGGCTTTCAGCTGCGTGGCCTTTGTTTTCAGGGTTGGGGCCCGGCGGGGGCTGTGCAGCTAGGGGTTGCTTGTTCttgttcttttaagttagccaataactgAAACAAAAATTTCccacaaaaatattcagctttctctttttttccctctctctctctctgaggtgGGGTTGTAAGCATGCTATTCCTATTTTTTTGTCTTCTCTTTTTCTTGTCTTCTCCACCTTTTCTCACtatcttttcttctcttttcactcACTCTTTTTACTAACCCATTTTCACTTACTCTTTCCCTCCTCCTATTCTAATCTCTTTTTCAAGCAAATCATGATGTGAACTCCAGGACCAGCTCTAATGAAGCCTATTACCCTTGTTGGGCCAAGATAGGTCTTAAATTCTACTGAGAGTTtgcgaaaaagaaaaaaaaaacaacacaaaaaatacaaaatcaCTTTCTACAGCATCAACCGAAAAGGGATTTTACAGCTCTTCTATTCTTTGTATTGAAGCACCATTTCTCCATAAAGGCTGCACGCGAATGCGATTTGGGAAAATTCTGTGGAATCACCATTTATTGACTTTAATTAGCTGATCGCTTTCAAAACGCAATTCCAAAGCACAACAGAAACAGCTCCTTTGGGTCCAGCCCTAACAGTGCTAAAAGATGAAATGAAAGGAGCTAATGGTTAACTGGTTCATCGATCCATTACATCTATGTACAAGGTTTAGAAACTTCTGGCCAGTGGCCAGTACCGTATATTGACTTGCTGATATACCGTAAACTAGGTAAATTTCCTAAAAAGAACTTGTTTTTCTAGAGATGGGACAGTGCGGAGGCATCATGACAAGTGTCACGTCCTCAGCCTAGTGACCCATATATGAACACCAGCATTGTATAGGTCAGAGAAtaggtttataaaaaaaaaaatgaaacaggaCCTCCTACAGAGGATGGAATAGAACAAGGGGCACATCAATGGCAATACTTACACTGGAACTCACATTCAGGGTCTTATACCAATAGGACCTAACAAGTAATAGCGGGTTCCACACTTGGTGGCAcaatggcatagctcccaactgtccctctttcggagggacggtCCCTCTTTAGGAACCAAATCCCTATGTCCCATTTTCTTCCTTAATTGGCTTCctttaggactgatgtacaggtctatggaaatatatatgtatttttcttccaAAAATGGggccaattcataaaaggctgtgtggGGAAAACAAAATCTGGTCGGGGAAATTaacacattctgtattttagacttttgtgttctAATTCATAACATTTTTCACAGGTGCAATAGAAGTGCGGCAaattaccgaagcccattgacaaaaaacCTTTGCAGTAACAGATGAGCAGTGTGGAGTGTCTCTCtacaagctgttccgtgcagtgagggcattgcaagccatcccgacatccctttagatgtacatgttttgttatactgcctctgcttgctctgaatctgctctgaatctgtctattagtttttcttaacattctatttaattgccacagcttagattaacttccaagaaactttacacatgccatgcttaggtgatttttcCCCACTAGCTTCTACGATTCttcaaacaggtacccaagaccaagaggttaaacagacaCACAGCTTAAGATATTCAGGGGATGCCTGCTTTGTTCAGATTGCTCTGCTGCTTCCTGGGGTAAGGCTGTGGCTCCAATCAGATTACAACATTCAGACTTGCAGAAGAAAGGGGCTGCTTCTATTGGCTCcatgctcctgtcagtcacagctgcccCTGTTTCTGCCTGTGAGTCACGGCTCCCAGCACAGTCTCCGCACGCTTTccaccacttcaaagcagacggTATTGCTTTGTGACTTTACCGCTtgttgtaggctttatgaatggacatttactGACAATTGTTgtggtaattaccgcacaagtcggtaatttacctcactgtttggtaatttcagtttttcatgtggtaacagcccttatgaattgacactttcctaaaatgctctattgggttgagatctggtgactgtgggggccattttagttcagtgaactcattgtcatgttcaagaaaccaatttgaaatgattcgagctttgtgacatggtgtattatcctgctggaagtagccatcagtggATGGGTacttggtggtcatgaagggatggacatggtcagaaacaatgctcaggtagcccgtggcatttaaacgatcccAATTGGTACTAAGGGGCCTAaactgtgccaagaaaacatcccccacaccattacaccaccaacaccagcctgcacagtggtaacaaggcatgatggatccatgttctcattctgtttaccccaaattctgactctaccaTTTCAATGTCTCAACAgaaatcgagactcatcagaccaggcaacatttttccagtcttcaactgtccaattttggtgggctcatgcaaattgtagcctcttttttctatttgtagtggagatgagtggtaccggtggggtcttctgctgttgtagcccatccgcctcaaggttgtgcgtgttgtggcttcacaaatgctttgctgcatacctcggttgtaacaagtgggtatttcagtcaacgttgctgttctatcagcttgaatcagttggcccattctcctctgacctctaacatcaacaaggcattttcgcctacaggactgccgcatactggatgtttttcccttttaacACCATTCTttataaaccctagaaatggttgtgcgtgaaaatcccagtaactgtaaattacaaatgtacactcgcAGTGCTATAGGCTCTGCCTGCACCATTCTGCCGTCCCGGCATTCATCCGGGTTGATGACACGCATTGTTCTGGGAGGAGAAGACATGCATCCTAGGGCAATGTAGTACTTGCGACTCCTCTCCCTATACATAGCAGTTAATTCCAGTGGTAATGCAGTTTATTTAAGGACTACATGCCCTCCTTCTCACAACACCCTGACGACACCGGGAGACGAAACCAGTCAGGTTGAGAGTGGGCATATCTCCTTATACCATCATTGTGCCAGTGAGTGTAGAATGTGCGGGTTCTATTGATTAAGGACCCTGAATGTGAGTACCAGTCTATATTTGCATACTCTCTTACATAGGATGCCCAGCTCCACTGCGGCCCAGTGTCCCCCCCATCCATGTTGGCATTTGTAAACaacagtgatgtcatctcctctCTACCCAAATAAGTTAGGAAGTAGACTGAATATGGGGCTTATGATGGCAGGGAGCAGGACACTTGCAGTCTATGGTTGTGATGTACCAGAAGGCAACAAAAGACATAAAactgaatacttacctcagtagtgggaagcttctggatagtcCTGAGGTTTCCCCCATCCTCCAGGACTTcaccgatccagcactgggatCCTTCTAACACGTTCGGCAAGCATAGCcgacgcttccatagaggcaaagggggcgcaCCGAGCAGGAGCCAGTATGgcccgcgcctgcacagtagtgcgGAGCCGCAGAGGATTTTTCCTCACACTCTCATTGCCACACACTCTGCCACACATGATCTGAAAGAACTGACTCCACACTACTCTGAGGAGATAGAGAAGAGCACCTCACTCACCCTTGGTGTGTCCATGTTTGGTGAGGTTGTACACTCCAGGAGGGGCATCATTGTACAGCATGTATGCCGTCCCATTACCCTGGAGAAAAGGGAGATATAGCATGAACAAAACATACAGCTTAGCCCTGGATGTAGTGATTAAatgtaacaaatcatgttcaaatCTCACATCCATGCAAAAATGTAAACATACCATCAGATTGCTTGTCCAAACTTCATCTTTTTTGGGCTGAATAATCCTAAATAtccttttgaaaaaaataatttatattccccccaagcccccccagatcatacatgtcaaactccagcccgcgggccaaatctggccctcagagccatgaaATTTGGCCCACGAGTGGTTTCCCTacattgcattatgtttggcccactctagtccaccagggaagctattttggaggtgaagccctagatcaccagggaagccatatggatgaggtagggggaaagcactaaacattagggaactgtataggtgagagTGGGgtgactagacaccagggaaatatgggttggaggggggctattagacaccagggaacttcattaggaaggggggggggggtggccagtaaatattgaggttggccctggacttggtcccagtgtttaatttcagcccactttgaatttgagtttgacacccctggcctaGACCAAGTTTCCTGTGCACtggtcccctcccattccatgtgcagcctcataGCAGCTCCTATCTTTCAAGTTTTGCTCCCCATCTGCAGCCTTCCTATTCAATCTGGAGGCTCCTCTCCCACATGCAGCAACCGCTGTTCCATGA is a window of Hyperolius riggenbachi isolate aHypRig1 chromosome 6, aHypRig1.pri, whole genome shotgun sequence DNA encoding:
- the DNASE2B gene encoding deoxyribonuclease-2-beta isoform X4; its protein translation is MSGVYVMWLAWLACLCAASVAAEDISCRNEAGEPVDWFVVYKLPKYRINESDGTGLEYLYLDSKSEKWQVSKFLANMTQSALGQALQQLYRLYKGNGTAYMLYNDAPPGVYNLTKHGHTKGILLFDQKQGFWLIHSVPHFPPFPEDGFGYPDTGRFYGQTAICVTYRYHQFKQIDIITAWMAQLLKVDLLSETWQPDGTELPSNCSLYWHVYNIKRIALPLPSFYSRYDHSKWCVSNFYGDTWICIGDLNRYPGQIWRSGGFLCTQNTVMYNAFMKMVAYFTDCYQ
- the DNASE2B gene encoding deoxyribonuclease-2-beta isoform X2, encoding MSGVYVMWLAWLACLCAASVAAEDISCRNEAGEPVDWFVVYKLPKYRINESDGTGLEYLYLDSKSEKWQVSKFLANMTQSALGQALQQLYRLYKGNGTAYMLYNDAPPGVYNLTKHGHTKASQLLYYDPNVYNCSIPDSYQMDLQDLHTICQGKPFPFLKPTQLATLSSAGGEAFLNFAKSKYFVDDIITAWMAQLLKVDLLSETWQPDGTELPSNCSLYWHVYNIKRIALPLPSFYSRYDHSKWCVSNFYGDTWICIGDLNRYPGQIWRSGGFLCTQNTVMYNAFMKMVAYFTDCYQ
- the DNASE2B gene encoding deoxyribonuclease-2-beta isoform X1, which gives rise to MSGVYVMWLAWLACLCAASVAAEDISCRNEAGEPVDWFVVYKLPKYRINESDGTGLEYLYLDSKSEKWQVSKFLANMTQSALGQALQQLYRLYKGNGTAYMLYNDAPPGVYNLTKHGHTKGILLFDQKQGFWLIHSVPHFPPFPEDGFGYPDTGRFYGQTAICVTYRYHQFKQIASQLLYYDPNVYNCSIPDSYQMDLQDLHTICQGKPFPFLKPTQLATLSSAGGEAFLNFAKSKYFVDDIITAWMAQLLKVDLLSETWQPDGTELPSNCSLYWHVYNIKRIALPLPSFYSRYDHSKWCVSNFYGDTWICIGDLNRYPGQIWRSGGFLCTQNTVMYNAFMKMVAYFTDCYQ
- the DNASE2B gene encoding deoxyribonuclease-2-beta isoform X3; this encodes MSAAFLRRVRFSPSIPASCLIKLKGRGTLAAQTSRALSMGNGTAYMLYNDAPPGVYNLTKHGHTKGILLFDQKQGFWLIHSVPHFPPFPEDGFGYPDTGRFYGQTAICVTYRYHQFKQIASQLLYYDPNVYNCSIPDSYQMDLQDLHTICQGKPFPFLKPTQLATLSSAGGEAFLNFAKSKYFVDDIITAWMAQLLKVDLLSETWQPDGTELPSNCSLYWHVYNIKRIALPLPSFYSRYDHSKWCVSNFYGDTWICIGDLNRYPGQIWRSGGFLCTQNTVMYNAFMKMVAYFTDCYQ